One Polaribacter sp. SA4-12 genomic window carries:
- a CDS encoding trans-sulfuration enzyme family protein, translating into MKKHFETEAIRSQTERSQFSEHSTPLYLTSSFVFDDAEDMRSSFAEEKERNLYSRFTNPNTTEFVDKIVAMEGAEAGYAFATGMAAIFSSFAALLSAGDHIVSCRSVFGSTHGMFTNYLPKWNIETSYFKVDEVDLIESLIQENTKVLYIETPTNPAVDILDLELIGKIAKKHNLIFIVDNCFATPYIQQPIKFGADLVIHSATKLIDGQGRVLGGVTVGRADLLREIYLFARNTGPAMSPFNAWVLSKSLETLSIRVEKHCENALKVATFLEENKNVEFVKYPFLKSHPQYKVAKNQMKLGGNIVAFEIKGGIEAGRKFLDKIKMCSLSANLGDTRTIVTHPSSTTHGRLSVEDRLEVGITDGLVRVSVGLEHADDIIADIQQALEL; encoded by the coding sequence ATGAAAAAACATTTCGAAACAGAAGCAATAAGAAGTCAAACAGAAAGAAGTCAGTTTTCAGAACATTCTACACCATTATATTTAACATCGAGTTTTGTTTTTGATGATGCAGAAGACATGCGTTCATCCTTCGCAGAAGAAAAAGAGCGTAATTTATATAGCCGATTTACAAACCCAAATACAACTGAATTTGTAGATAAAATTGTAGCTATGGAAGGAGCAGAGGCAGGTTATGCTTTTGCAACAGGAATGGCAGCTATTTTTTCATCTTTTGCAGCTTTATTGAGTGCTGGAGATCATATTGTTTCTTGTAGATCTGTATTTGGATCAACGCATGGAATGTTTACAAATTATTTACCAAAGTGGAATATTGAGACTTCTTATTTTAAGGTTGATGAGGTAGATTTAATTGAAAGTTTAATCCAAGAAAATACAAAGGTTCTTTATATAGAAACTCCAACGAATCCTGCTGTAGATATTTTAGATTTAGAGTTGATTGGAAAAATCGCCAAAAAACACAATCTTATATTTATTGTCGATAATTGCTTTGCAACACCATACATTCAGCAGCCAATTAAATTCGGAGCAGATTTAGTAATTCATTCTGCAACAAAATTAATTGATGGACAAGGAAGAGTTTTAGGAGGAGTAACAGTTGGTAGAGCAGATTTATTGAGAGAAATTTATCTTTTTGCAAGAAATACTGGTCCTGCAATGTCACCATTTAACGCTTGGGTATTGTCTAAAAGTTTAGAAACTTTATCAATTAGAGTTGAAAAACATTGTGAAAATGCTTTAAAAGTTGCCACTTTCTTAGAAGAGAATAAAAATGTAGAATTTGTAAAATACCCGTTTTTAAAATCACATCCTCAATATAAAGTAGCTAAAAACCAAATGAAATTAGGAGGGAACATTGTTGCTTTCGAGATTAAAGGAGGAATTGAAGCTGGAAGAAAATTTTTAGATAAAATAAAAATGTGTTCATTATCTGCTAATTTAGGAGATACAAGAACAATTGTAACGCATCCTTCATCTACAACACATGGTCGATTATCTGTAGAAGATCGTTTAGAGGTTGGTATTACAGATGGTTTAGTAAGAGTTTCTGTAGGATTAGAACATGCAGATGATATTATAGCAGATATTCAGCAAGCTTTAGAGTTGTAA